The following proteins are encoded in a genomic region of Cryptomeria japonica chromosome 11, Sugi_1.0, whole genome shotgun sequence:
- the LOC131860219 gene encoding uncharacterized protein LOC131860219 — protein MVDNYVVRNPIFDGTNYAFWSIKVKAYLNALGYDVWQSMVDGYTPPSTPPTDTVMHCKLAKEIWNKLKGIYEGDEKVREAKLQSLRMKYESLKMKEDEDIAAYFLRVDEIVNAITSLGEEVEDTLLVQKLLRTLTMKFDPKVSAIEEMKDLKTLTKDELFGILTAYEMRREDKPSQKEVGHYASKCPQNESDSSEEEKKNYPKEKGKKYFKQNYSKHKKSFYSKQSSSSSEESSEDMSSSDGEEILFMVVKVEDDEDEKEEDQEAMSDEEDVDLEEELHYAYEQNEKLKGRVSKYKTKLQESRKLIKDLKIQLEEAKKTEKEIKDQLKSKEEGCSKLES, from the exons ATGGTGGATAACTATGTAGTTAGAAATCCAATCTTTGACGGGACAAACTATGCATTTTGGAGTATTAAAGTGAAAGCCTATCTAAACGCACTTGGCTATGATGTTTGGCAGTCCATGGTGGATGGGTACACACCTCCATCAACTCCTCCGACTGATACG GTTATGCATTGCAAATTAGCCAAAGAGATATGGAACAAATTAAAAGGTATCTATGAAGGGGATGAAAAAGTAAGAGAAGCCAAGCTTCAATCACTTAGAATGAAATATGAAAGTCTtaaaatgaaggaagatgaagacatCGCTGCCTACTTCTTGCGTGTGGATGAAATTGTGAATGCAATCACATCATTGGGAGAAGAAGTTGAAGACACACTCCTTGTTCAAAAATTGCTAAGAACTTTGACAATGAAATTTGATCCTAAGGTATCAGCCATAGAAGAAATGAAGGATTTGAAAACATTGACAAAAGATGAATTGTTTGGAATTctcacagcctatgaaatgagaagagaagacaaaCCTTCTCAAAAGGAA gtAGGGCACTATGCTTCAAAGTGTCCTCAAAATGAAAGCGATAGtagtgaagaggaaaagaagaactatccaaaggaaaaaggaaagaaatacTTCAAGCAGAATTACTCAAAGCATAAGAAAAGCTTCTACTCTAAACAAAGCTCTAGTTCATCAGAAGAAAGCTCTGAAGATATGTCCAGTAGTGATGGAGAAGAAATTCTTTTCATGGTAGTGAAAGTTGAGGacgatgaagatgaaaaagaagaagatCAAGAGGCtatgagtgatgaagaagatgtagaTCTAGAAGAAGAGTTACATTATGCTTATgaacaaaatgaaaagctaaaaggaAGGGTTTCAAAATATAAGACAAAATTACAAGAGTCAAGAAAGCTCATTAAAGACCTAAAAATACAATTAGAGGAAGCAAAGAAGACTGAGAAAGAGATAAAAGATCAGCTTAAAAGTAAAGAGGAAGGATGCAGTAAATTAGAATCATAA